TTTCCAACGGTAACTTAGGCACAAATTTCTTCATTGCCAAGTCAGCATCTTTAAATAATTCCATCCTTTGAATACCTTTTTTAATATTAAGTTGTATCAACGGATTAATATTACTATATATCGAAAAGTCTTTAAGGCAATCttcaatattttgtatcccgTTTTTAATATTGTCGTTACATAGATATTTAATAAACGCGTTATGTTTATTGGTGTCGCAAATTATTTGATATAATGAAATAGTACTATTCTTTATTATCACATTATTCATCCTTGTTATTTCATTTCGACAGTCTTTACAGTATTGCGTTAATTCTTCGAAGAAAGGCCAACTATTTGGAATAAAGTCTCCAATGAAATTGTATATCAAAAAGGTGTATTTGATTATTACTTTAACAACGACCGTATGATTTCGTGGCTCATAAGCTCTAACAGCTTCTAAAGCTAACCATAGTATTGATTCTCCTTCATATTCAGCTAGTTTTAAATCAGCTCCATTCAGAATTAACAATTCTGTAACATTTGGGCACAAATTGTCTACCGCAACATACAAAGGCGTAACCCCTTGAACTTTCTTGTTAACGTCTGCACCATTTTCAAGCAAATATTTAACTATTTCAAATTGTTTAAATCTTGAAGCCACATGTAGAAGAGTACATTGTTCAGTTGTGCCATTCACATCTACACCTCCAATgataaaatattttacaatttctAGCCTACCCATTTTAGTTGCCAAATTGACTGGACATCGATTTCTTGATCTTTCCTCTAGGTTACTCATTGCACCGtttttaaaaagtaatttgacaaTTTCGAAATAGTTCACTCTACAAGCTATATATAAAGGAGTCCACTTAAATATATCTCCATCATTTATATTAACTCCTTTTTCTATAATGTCATGAACAATTTTAACTTTCCCACTTATAACAGCATGATGAATTGAACTCCGATTCTGAAGATCTTTGAGATGCACGTTAGCGTTGTTTAACAGTAAATAGTCCACTAATTTGATGTAACCCCTGCTGGCAGCAATATGAAGAGGGGTCATTTCGTTTTTTCCTAATTTAACATCTACGTCGATTCCATTTTCTAAATAATATTTCACAATTTCTCTATTGCCTACTTCTACAGCAAATAGGATAGGCATATCTATATCAACATCTGTACTTGAATACTGAACATTGGCTCCAGATTCTGTCAATAGTCGAACTAGTTCAAGATCGTTATTGAAAGTGGCGTAATGTAAAGGACTTCTTCCTCTAGTCACTTCTATTGCGTTAACATCAGCTCCTTTTTCCACCAAATATTTGACTATGTCTGTGAGTTTGGAATGTACAGCTATATGTAGAGCCGTGCAACCATCATAATCCATTTCATTAATTAGTGCCCCTCCTTCAACCAACTGTTGAACATCACATAAACTTCTACATTTTGTTGCTCTATGGAGTGGCCATATTCGGAATGTGCTAGGTAAAGTCCTCCTAAACATAGAATGTTCCATATTTAAGCACTGCCTTGGATGTATTAGTGAAATAGTTTGGGTCTATTGGTTCTATGTATGTCAGAATGGTGTATAAACATctgcaacaaaaatataaaggttagTGTAATACCAAGCGATAGGATATAATgtgttatatttttaaatatctgGAAAAACCAACTtcatatacagtgcgctggaataagtgttacccctccctattaacttatttatttttgacACATAATCAAGACGCTCggagaggtcgatttttaaattaatcatagtatattatagcatcaatgtttcgaactttagcGTTCCATCTTTGAAGCGTTTTAAGCCTAAcacgttgggcgccatttgaagcgttttac
This genomic window from Diabrotica virgifera virgifera chromosome 1, PGI_DIABVI_V3a contains:
- the LOC126883609 gene encoding serine/threonine-protein phosphatase 6 regulatory ankyrin repeat subunit C-like, which encodes MEHSMFRRTLPSTFRIWPLHRATKCRSLCDVQQLVEGGALINEMDYDGCTALHIAVHSKLTDIVKYLVEKGADVNAIEVTRGRSPLHYATFNNDLELVRLLTESGANVQYSSTDVDIDMPILFAVEVGNREIVKYYLENGIDVDVKLGKNEMTPLHIAASRGYIKLVDYLLLNNANVHLKDLQNRSSIHHAVISGKVKIVHDIIEKGVNINDGDIFKWTPLYIACRVNYFEIVKLLFKNGAMSNLEERSRNRCPVNLATKMGRLEIVKYFIIGGVDVNGTTEQCTLLHVASRFKQFEIVKYLLENGADVNKKVQGVTPLYVAVDNLCPNVTELLILNGADLKLAEYEGESILWLALEAVRAYEPRNHTVVVKVIIKYTFLIYNFIGDFIPNSWPFFEELTQYCKDCRNEITRMNNVIIKNSTISLYQIICDTNKHNAFIKYLCNDNIKNGIQNIEDCLKDFSIYSNINPLIQLNIKKGIQRMELFKDADLAMKKFVPKLPLEIRWKILDYLDLTEIKNVIQSDLF